One Gossypium raimondii isolate GPD5lz chromosome 3, ASM2569854v1, whole genome shotgun sequence genomic window carries:
- the LOC105797263 gene encoding probable beta-1,4-xylosyltransferase IRX9H has protein sequence MASIRRTLSPAYHDRSYQNGAGFSSPSNKFLPNGSSKHFSSSHLPFLFNAVNIVYRKGWRRSFCRCLFFFVIGFVFGIAPFGYSDTDVRAKDFTFPELKPPHANLRFDDQIVTSVSLSVNTKLLEPKESTDIIEPLKQLIVVTPTYNRGFQAYFLNRLGQVLRLVKPPLVWIVVEEKAASHETAEILRKTGVMYRHVLCAFNSSSVKDPRVHQRNAALEHIERHKLDGIVFFADDDNVYTLELFESLRTISRFGTWPVAMLAQSKNKAILEGPVCNASQVIGWHTNDKSKRLRRFYADMSGFAFNSSILWDSKRWARPFSNPIRQLDTVKEGFQESTFIEQVVEDESQMEGIPHGCSRIMNWHLHLDTDNLFIPKAGY, from the exons ATGGCTTCGATCCGTCGGACTCTTTCGCCGGCATATCATGACCGTTCGTATCAGAATGGCGCCGGGTTCTCCTCTCCCTCTAACAAGTTTTTACCCAACGGTAGCAGTAAACATTTCTCCTCTTCGCATTTACCCTTTTTATTCAACGCCGTAAATATAGTGTACCGCAAAGGGTGGCGGCGGTCTTTCTGCAGGTGTCTCTTCTTTTTTGTAATAGGGTTTGTCTTCGGAATTGCTCCGTTCGGATACTCCGATACCGATGTCCGAGCCAAGGATTTTACTTTCCCCGAACTCAAACCGCCACATGCCAACCTCCGATTCGACGATCAGATTGTTACTTCTGTTTCATTGAGCGTTAATACGAAATTGTTGGAACCGAAGGAATCGACCGATATAATCGAGCCGTTAAAGCAGTTAATCGTTGTCACGCCGACTTATAATCGGGGATTTCAAGCGTATTTCTTGAACAGGTTAGGGCAAGTTTTGAGGTTAGTGAAGCCGCCGTTGGTTTGGATTGTGGTGGAGGAGAAAGCGGCGTCGCATGAGACGGCCGAGATTTTGAGGAAAACCGGGGTTATGTATCGGCACGTGTTATGTGCGTTCAACTCTAGCAGCGTGAAGGATCCAAGGGTTCATCAAAGAAACGCCGCTTTGGAACATATCGAACGGCATAAGCTCGACGGGATCGTGTTTTTCGCCGACGACGACAATGTCTACACGCTCGAGTTGTTTGAAAGCTTGAGAACTATCAG CCGTTTCGGAACTTGGCCTGTTGCCATGCTTGCACAAAGCAAAAACAAGGCAATTCTGGAAGGTCCAGTATGCAATGCAAGTCAAGTAATTGGATGGCACACTaatgataaaagtaaaagaCTCCGTAGGTTTTATGCTGATATGTCAGGATTTGCTTTCAACAGCTCTATATTGTGGGATTCAAAAAGATGGGCGCGCCCCTTCTCAAACCCAATTCGACAGTTAGACACAGTGAAGGAGGGTTTCCAA GAAAGCACATTTATAGAGCAAGTGGTGGAAGATGAAAGTCAAATGGAAGGTATACCACATGGTTGTTCAAGGATTATGAACTGGCATCTCCATTTAGATACAGACAATCTTTTTATCCCAAAGGCTGGTTACTAG